The following coding sequences are from one Lolium rigidum isolate FL_2022 chromosome 6, APGP_CSIRO_Lrig_0.1, whole genome shotgun sequence window:
- the LOC124667618 gene encoding putative GPI-anchored protein pfl2 isoform X1: protein MPVVDFIEVRDDFIDLTSDEETVQQDNIATQPQATLLDRQAVFVVADEEKQDGQAAFVSAGDGSQEANESGNALGATTSPSVMEKALLDMAQSQNCPSSPTSAPLASPACATPKVLSSEVGHPKQDVFVLAGEGSQDAQTAFVSAGEGSQEDTESANALVATATPSAMEEVPLDTAESKSCPNSPTSAPLPSLASITLKAVTSEDGDTQLGATVLPSGMEKPLLDTAESKNCPNSPASTPLPSLVSSTPKVLTSEDGDTQLGATISPSGMENATLDTAKSKNCPTSPASAPLPSLASTTPKAPTSEDGDTKLVRAKHPKKNYHASTPRRSPRLRECGNNSVEELTTGHKRSRMLKPAEELAAASDDAESTKTFSTDHNAN from the exons ATGCCAGTTGTAGATTTCATAGAAGTGAGGGATGATTTTATTGACTTGACCAGCGACGAGGAGACTGTTCAACAGGATAACATTGCAACTCAGCCCCAGGCGACGTTGCTGGATAGGCAGGCTGTGTTTGTCGTAGCTGATGAAGAAAAGCAAGATGGGCAGGCTGCATTTGTCTCTGCTGGTGACGGAAGTCAAGAAGCTAATGAATCTGGAAATGCTCTGGGGGCTACCACATCTCCCTCAGTTATGGAAAAAGCGCTTCTGGATATGGCTCAATCACAGAATTGTCCTAGCTCCCCAACATCAGCTCCACTCGCCA GCCCGGCTTGTGCCACTCCGAAGGTTCTGTCCTCTGAAGTTGGTCACCCAAAGCAGGATGTGTTTGTCCTAGCTGGCGAAGGAAGTCAAGATGCGCAGACTGCATTTGTCTCAGCTGGCGAAGGAAGTCAAGAGGATACCGAGTCTGCAAATGCTTTGGTAGCTACCGCAACACCCTCGGCCATGGAAGAAGTGCCTCTTGATACGGCTGAATCGAAGAGTTGTCCTAATTCCCCAACATCAGCACCACTCCCCA GCCTGGCTTCTATCACTCTGAAGGCTGTGACCTCTGAAGATGGCGACACACAGCTGGGAGCTACCGTATTGCCCTCGGGTATGGAAAAACCGCTTCTTGATACTGCTGAATCAAAGAATTGTCCTAACTCCCCAGCATCAACGCCACTCCCCA GCCTGGTTTCTAGCACTCCGAAGGTTCTGACCTCTGAAGATGGTGACACACAGCTCGGAGCTACTATATCGCCCTCAGGTATGGAAAATGCCACTCTTGATACTGCTAAATCAAAGAATTGTCCTACCTCCCCTGCATCAGCGCCACTCCCCA GCCTGGCCTCTACAACTCCGAAGGCTCCGACGTCTGAAGATGGTGACACAAAGCTGGTGAGAGCGAAACATCCTAAGAAGAACTACCATGCAAGTACTCCAAGGAGAAGCCCTAGATTGCGCGAATGTGGTAACAATTCTGTGGAAGAGCTGACAACCGGTCACAAGAGGTCTCGCATGCTGAAGCCAGCAGAAGAATTGGCTGCCGCTAGTGACGATGCAGAATCTACAAAGACCTTCTCTACTGATCACAATGCAAACTAA
- the LOC124667618 gene encoding uncharacterized protein LOC124667618 isoform X3 has translation MPVVDFIEVRDDFIDLTSDEETVQQDNIATQPQATLLDRQAVFVVADEEKQDGQAAFVSAGDGSQEANESGNALGATTSPSVMEKALLDMAQSQNCPSSPTSAPLASPACATPKVLSSEVGHPKQDVFVLAGEGSQDAQTAFVSAGEGSQEDTESANALVATATPSAMEEVPLDTAESKSCPNSPTSAPLPSLASITLKAVTSEDGDTQLGATVLPSGMEKPLLDTAESKNCPNSPASTPLPSLASTTPKAPTSEDGDTKLVRAKHPKKNYHASTPRRSPRLRECGNNSVEELTTGHKRSRMLKPAEELAAASDDAESTKTFSTDHNAN, from the exons ATGCCAGTTGTAGATTTCATAGAAGTGAGGGATGATTTTATTGACTTGACCAGCGACGAGGAGACTGTTCAACAGGATAACATTGCAACTCAGCCCCAGGCGACGTTGCTGGATAGGCAGGCTGTGTTTGTCGTAGCTGATGAAGAAAAGCAAGATGGGCAGGCTGCATTTGTCTCTGCTGGTGACGGAAGTCAAGAAGCTAATGAATCTGGAAATGCTCTGGGGGCTACCACATCTCCCTCAGTTATGGAAAAAGCGCTTCTGGATATGGCTCAATCACAGAATTGTCCTAGCTCCCCAACATCAGCTCCACTCGCCA GCCCGGCTTGTGCCACTCCGAAGGTTCTGTCCTCTGAAGTTGGTCACCCAAAGCAGGATGTGTTTGTCCTAGCTGGCGAAGGAAGTCAAGATGCGCAGACTGCATTTGTCTCAGCTGGCGAAGGAAGTCAAGAGGATACCGAGTCTGCAAATGCTTTGGTAGCTACCGCAACACCCTCGGCCATGGAAGAAGTGCCTCTTGATACGGCTGAATCGAAGAGTTGTCCTAATTCCCCAACATCAGCACCACTCCCCA GCCTGGCTTCTATCACTCTGAAGGCTGTGACCTCTGAAGATGGCGACACACAGCTGGGAGCTACCGTATTGCCCTCGGGTATGGAAAAACCGCTTCTTGATACTGCTGAATCAAAGAATTGTCCTAACTCCCCAGCATCAACGCCACTCCCCA GCCTGGCCTCTACAACTCCGAAGGCTCCGACGTCTGAAGATGGTGACACAAAGCTGGTGAGAGCGAAACATCCTAAGAAGAACTACCATGCAAGTACTCCAAGGAGAAGCCCTAGATTGCGCGAATGTGGTAACAATTCTGTGGAAGAGCTGACAACCGGTCACAAGAGGTCTCGCATGCTGAAGCCAGCAGAAGAATTGGCTGCCGCTAGTGACGATGCAGAATCTACAAAGACCTTCTCTACTGATCACAATGCAAACTAA
- the LOC124667618 gene encoding uncharacterized protein LOC124667618 isoform X2, whose translation MPVVDFIEVRDDFIDLTSDEETVQQDNIATQPQATLLDRQAVFVVADEEKQDGQAAFVSAGDGSQEANESGNALGATTSPSVMEKALLDMAQSQNCPSSPTSAPLASPACATPKVLSSEVGHPKQDVFVLAGEGSQDAQTAFVSAGEGSQEDTESANALVATATPSAMEEVPLDTAESKSCPNSPTSAPLPSLASITLKAVTSEDGDTQLGATVLPSGMEKPLLDTAESKNCPNSPASTPLPSLVSSTPKVLTSEDGDTQLGATISPSGLASTTPKAPTSEDGDTKLVRAKHPKKNYHASTPRRSPRLRECGNNSVEELTTGHKRSRMLKPAEELAAASDDAESTKTFSTDHNAN comes from the exons ATGCCAGTTGTAGATTTCATAGAAGTGAGGGATGATTTTATTGACTTGACCAGCGACGAGGAGACTGTTCAACAGGATAACATTGCAACTCAGCCCCAGGCGACGTTGCTGGATAGGCAGGCTGTGTTTGTCGTAGCTGATGAAGAAAAGCAAGATGGGCAGGCTGCATTTGTCTCTGCTGGTGACGGAAGTCAAGAAGCTAATGAATCTGGAAATGCTCTGGGGGCTACCACATCTCCCTCAGTTATGGAAAAAGCGCTTCTGGATATGGCTCAATCACAGAATTGTCCTAGCTCCCCAACATCAGCTCCACTCGCCA GCCCGGCTTGTGCCACTCCGAAGGTTCTGTCCTCTGAAGTTGGTCACCCAAAGCAGGATGTGTTTGTCCTAGCTGGCGAAGGAAGTCAAGATGCGCAGACTGCATTTGTCTCAGCTGGCGAAGGAAGTCAAGAGGATACCGAGTCTGCAAATGCTTTGGTAGCTACCGCAACACCCTCGGCCATGGAAGAAGTGCCTCTTGATACGGCTGAATCGAAGAGTTGTCCTAATTCCCCAACATCAGCACCACTCCCCA GCCTGGCTTCTATCACTCTGAAGGCTGTGACCTCTGAAGATGGCGACACACAGCTGGGAGCTACCGTATTGCCCTCGGGTATGGAAAAACCGCTTCTTGATACTGCTGAATCAAAGAATTGTCCTAACTCCCCAGCATCAACGCCACTCCCCA GCCTGGTTTCTAGCACTCCGAAGGTTCTGACCTCTGAAGATGGTGACACACAGCTCGGAGCTACTATATCGCCCTCAG GCCTGGCCTCTACAACTCCGAAGGCTCCGACGTCTGAAGATGGTGACACAAAGCTGGTGAGAGCGAAACATCCTAAGAAGAACTACCATGCAAGTACTCCAAGGAGAAGCCCTAGATTGCGCGAATGTGGTAACAATTCTGTGGAAGAGCTGACAACCGGTCACAAGAGGTCTCGCATGCTGAAGCCAGCAGAAGAATTGGCTGCCGCTAGTGACGATGCAGAATCTACAAAGACCTTCTCTACTGATCACAATGCAAACTAA
- the LOC124664620 gene encoding uncharacterized protein LOC124664620 encodes MADDDADILPLYIEEGEEEAAASKQLRRQQSKRKKPRERMPWEFATPGEEAKAEARLALERQLIVHDPKTGDTCFTRVWFLDLTIFDLDEETQYGPMRYVNSTIGDDHRLVGSLNVLCVKIISSDVAYPINVYGTVIVRDNLDYKCINIFRRDRNNCQQVTSKNEDLILTGPTRGVVFRGAAFFEINLMLREDGEGNDRQFSKALIDVLLGRINSKVCSRTVPSWLSDVQLVFSYVKNALEATIKIKVLSGPEVFHGKITACTTEVPNNFVMYDSDVGGGITVDDGGIIPLLRHVVAVSVDEMLILNIGAHGADHSGNMSSCVRKFTPVIKGADEDEFTCGPYIIRMEVIWSTLFFTTRVNQEHDHM; translated from the exons ATGGCAGACGACGATGCCGACATTCTTCCTCTCTACATcgaggagggcgaggaggaggccgcggcgtCGAAGCAGCTGCGCCGCCAACAGAGCAAGAGGAAGAAGCCTCGGGAGAGGATGCCGTGGGAGTTCGCCACGCCAGGGGAGGAGGCCAAGGCGGAGGCGAGACTGGCTCTGGAACGCCAACTCATCGTGCACGACCCCAAGACTGGAGACACTTGCTTCACCCGCGTCTGGTTCCTTGACCTCACCATCTTTGACCTCGACGAAGAGA CACAATATGGTCCTATGCGTTATGTGAATTCAACTATCGGTGATGACCACAGATTGGTTGGCTCTTTAAATGTGCTTTGTGTGAAGATAATCTCCTCAGATGTTGCCTACCCTATCAATGTCTATGGGACCGTGATAGTCAGAGATAATCTTGATTATAAATGCATCAACATCTTCCGACGTGATAGAAATAATTGCCAGCAAGTCACGTCAAAG AATGAAGATCTGATTCTGACTGGCCCAACTAGAGGAGTTGTTTTTCGTGGTGCAGCTTTCTTTGAGATAAATCTGATGCTCAGAGAAGATGGAGAGGGCAATGACAGACAATTCAGCAAAGCATTGATTGATGTGTTACTTGGCAGAATTAACTCTAAGGTTTGTAGCAGGACTGTTCCTAGCTGGCTTAGTGATGTGCAACTGGTATTTTCATATGTTAAAAATGCACTGGAGGCCACAATTAAGATCAAAGTTCTGTCAGGACCTGAAGTTTTTCATGGCAAAATAACTGCTTGCACCACAGAAGTTCCAAACAATTTTGTGATGTACGACAGTGATGTTGGTGGTGGTATTACAGTTGATGATGGCGGAATTATCCCACTATTGCGACATGTGGTGGCAGTTTCAGTAGATGAGATGCTGATACTCAATATCGGTGCCCATGGTGCTGATCACAGTGGTAACATGTCCAGTTGTGTGAGGAAGTTCACTCCAGTGATTAAAGGTGCAGATGAGGACGAGTTTACCTGTGGTCCTTACATTATACGAATGGAAGTTATCTGGTCAACCTTGTTTTTTACCACGCGGGTAAATCAGGAGCATGACCATATGTGA